Proteins encoded by one window of Rutidosis leptorrhynchoides isolate AG116_Rl617_1_P2 chromosome 7, CSIRO_AGI_Rlap_v1, whole genome shotgun sequence:
- the LOC139860255 gene encoding secreted RxLR effector protein 78-like, whose product MDIEKAYDTVDWGFLKEILQGFGFHEVMIQWIMICVTTTSFSISVNGNLHAYFRGKRGIRQGGPMSPYLFTLVMEVLTLMIRRRVHLSNNFQYHSKCAEQKIINLCFADDLFLFSSAHMDSIRVISGALEEFKNCFGLVLSMAKSMTFFVTSRML is encoded by the coding sequence ATGGACATCGAGAAAGCTTATGACACTGTTGATTGGGGTTTCCTTAAGGAGATTTTGCAAGGGTTTGGGTTTCATGAGGTTATGATTCAGTGGATTATGATTTGTGTAACAACTACCTCTTTTTCTATAAGCGTTAATGGAAATCTCCATGCTTACTTTAGAGGAAAACGAGGCATTCGCCAAGGAGGTCCGATGTCTCCTTATCTGTTTACATTGGTAATGGAAGTTCTAACGCTTATGATTAGGAGAAGAGTGCATCTCTCTAATAATTTTCAATACCACTCGAAGTGTGCAGAGCAGAAGATTATCAATCTGTGTTTTGCAGATGATTTGTTTCTTTTTTCTTCAGCGCATATGGATTCTATACGTGTTATTTCTGGGGCGCTTGAGGAATTCAAAAATTGTTTTGGGCTAGTTTTGAGTATGGCTAAAAGTATGACATTTTTTGTAACGTCTCGGATGCTCTGA
- the LOC139860256 gene encoding uncharacterized protein, with translation MISLASWNIRGLNRTPKQEEIIDVVSRNRLCMCDVLESHVNIKKLADICNKVFSNWRWTSNNSACESGNRIILGWNPGIIDVMEGSLEGSGCSVKDGPWVMLDDFNAPLYVADSSVGSSNITISMREFKECVDKLRMSDVNRMGMRFTWNQKPNAPDGLLRKIDRVMTNDSFIHKYASPYAVFQPYRISHHCPAVLKIPTNCKYRPRPFMFSNFITFNDEFQATMFQGWRQHMNGCSMFKVIKKTKNDEALNA, from the exons ATGATTAGTTTAGCCTCTTGGAATATACGGGGTTTGAACCGTACCCCGAAACAAGAAGAGATCATTGATGTAGTTTCAAGGAATAGGTTGTGTATGTGTGATGTTCTTGAATCTCACGTTAATATTAAAAAGTTAGCTGATATTTGTAATAAGGTTTTCTCTAATTGGAGATGGACGTCTAATAATAGTGCTTGCGAATCAGGTAATCGTATCATATTGGGATGGAATCCAGGTATTATTGATGTTATG GAGGGTTCTTTGGAGGGATCTGGATGTTCTGTAAAGGACGGCCCATGGGTTATGCTTGATGACTTTAACGCTCCTCTGTATGTAGCAGATTCTTCAGTGGGGTCCTCTAATATCACTATCTCGATGAGAGAATTTAAGGAATGTGTTGACAAGTTAAGGATGTCAGATGTGAACCGTATGGGTATGCGCTTTACGTGGAATCAAAAGCCGAATGCACCTGATGGTTTGCTAAGGAAGATTGACAGAGTCATGACAAATGACTCATTTATTCATAAATATGCTTCCCCTTATGCAGTATTCCAGCCTTACAGAATTTCTCACCATTGCCCGGCGGTGTTGAAAATTCCCACGAATTGCAAGTATCGTCCGAGGCCGTTTATGTTCTCTAATTTTATCACATTCAATGATGAATTTCAGGCGACGATGTTTCAAGGATGGCGACAACACATGAATGGCTGCTCTATGTTTAAAGTAATAAAAAAAACTAAGAATGATGAAGCACTTAATGCGTAA